A stretch of the Thermocladium sp. ECH_B genome encodes the following:
- a CDS encoding translation initiation factor IF-5A (eIF-5A; promotes the formation of the first peptide bond), translated as MSTRPAEAGEIKEGSYVMIDGEPCRVVEVEKSKTGKHGSAKTRIVGVGIFDNVKRTLILPVDSTVEVPVIEKFTSQVIALTGNSVQLMDLRDYSTFELNLDSVEEDIRGRLESGIQVEVWDIAGRRKITRTR; from the coding sequence ATGTCAACTAGACCAGCAGAGGCAGGAGAGATAAAGGAGGGCTCATATGTGATGATAGATGGAGAACCATGCAGAGTCGTCGAGGTCGAGAAAAGCAAGACGGGGAAGCACGGCAGCGCCAAGACTAGGATAGTGGGGGTCGGCATTTTCGATAATGTGAAGCGAACCCTAATACTGCCCGTGGACTCCACTGTTGAAGTGCCGGTGATAGAGAAATTCACATCGCAAGTAATAGCATTAACGGGTAACTCAGTTCAATTAATGGATTTAAGGGACTACTCCACGTTTGAGCTTAACCTGGACTCAGTTGAGGAGGATATCCGGGGCAGGCTTGAGTCCGGCATCCAAGTAGAGGTTTGGGACATAGCTGGCCGAAGAAAAATAACCAGAACACGATAA
- a CDS encoding PaaD family metal-sulfur cluster biosynthetic protein gives MSDEINFKTNLDQERARKIVDALRNVYDPEIPIDVYDLGLIYEVSMEGDKLIIRMTLTAVGCPLSQDLGYSVGGALQSIVPEAKDIDVEVVFDPPWTPLRMTKMGREMFKAIYGYDIVEQWLQQQSQGQ, from the coding sequence CTGTCCGATGAAATAAACTTTAAGACTAATCTAGATCAGGAACGGGCCCGCAAGATCGTGGATGCATTGCGGAATGTATATGATCCGGAGATACCGATTGATGTATATGATCTTGGCCTCATATATGAGGTATCCATGGAGGGGGATAAATTAATAATCAGGATGACGCTGACAGCTGTTGGGTGTCCATTATCCCAGGACCTCGGTTACTCGGTTGGCGGCGCTCTTCAATCAATAGTGCCTGAGGCTAAGGATATAGATGTCGAGGTAGTGTTCGATCCTCCATGGACGCCGTTGAGGATGACTAAGATGGGGAGGGAAATGTTTAAGGCAATATATGGATACGATATTGTGGAGCAATGGCTTCAACAACAATCCCAAGGCCAGTGA
- a CDS encoding stationary phase survival protein SurE (catalyzes the conversion of a phosphate monoester to an alcohol and a phosphate): MEANILITNDDGIYSPGLKILYNAVKPLGNPIIIAPETPKSSSGLGITLHKPLRIEEINVNGLRMWSTNGTPSDIIYLAQKVASKIDIAISGVNIGDNTSIQVILSSGTIGAAAQAALIGVPAIAFSAAVSTTGELEAASPFIEPLARTVINYVMRRGMPRGVDVLSINFPSTFSKSTVAKMAEAARFRYEQYLDERVDPRGGKYYWLYGEQRNPKPGTDVYVVNVEKNIAVTPLYLDLNANKCNTHDDLHDLIDAINTAIASWI; encoded by the coding sequence ATGGAAGCCAATATATTGATAACTAATGATGATGGGATATATAGTCCAGGCCTCAAGATACTTTATAATGCCGTGAAGCCCTTGGGTAATCCCATAATAATAGCGCCGGAGACCCCTAAGTCATCAAGCGGATTAGGCATAACCCTACATAAGCCTCTCCGCATAGAGGAGATCAACGTTAATGGTTTACGCATGTGGTCAACTAATGGAACGCCATCCGATATAATATATCTGGCCCAAAAGGTTGCCAGCAAGATAGATATAGCCATTAGCGGCGTCAATATAGGCGATAACACGTCAATACAGGTAATACTATCATCGGGTACAATTGGGGCAGCCGCACAAGCAGCATTAATTGGAGTACCCGCAATAGCGTTCTCCGCCGCCGTGTCAACAACAGGCGAGTTAGAGGCCGCCTCGCCCTTCATTGAGCCCCTCGCGAGAACAGTGATTAACTATGTCATGAGGAGGGGAATGCCTAGGGGAGTCGATGTATTGAGCATTAATTTCCCATCTACATTCTCGAAAAGCACTGTGGCCAAAATGGCGGAGGCCGCGCGCTTCAGGTATGAGCAGTACCTGGATGAACGGGTTGATCCACGCGGCGGCAAGTATTATTGGCTCTACGGCGAGCAAAGAAACCCTAAGCCGGGCACGGATGTTTATGTCGTTAATGTCGAGAAAAACATAGCCGTGACTCCCCTTTACCTGGATCTAAATGCGAATAAGTGTAATACGCATGATGATTTGCATGACTTGATAGATGCAATAAATACCGCAATTGCTTCATGGATTTAG
- a CDS encoding cysteine--tRNA ligase → MRVYNTATKSMEKMTLLKAGLARGYVCGLTPQDSMHVGHARTIVFFDVFRRYLEYLGLDARLVTNFTDIDDKIIDKAKQEFRDDAIERWYEVPKRYMEEYFNVIDALYVKRAYAYPKVTDNIGDMLKWIDMLIKKNAAYIANGSVYFDISKVPGYGDFSGQKIEELEAGARVEPEPGKRGNLDFALWKAWKEGEPWWSSPWSPGRPGWHLECVVMSTKYLGAPFDFHGGGQDLVFPHHENEVAIARIAFGVKYFARYWMHVGYVTMGGEKMSKSLGNVITAREALSKFDGEALRLYYLMTHYRKPMEFTMDGLESVQATLRGLYASYDYVIQLMNEAKDEGGADDEXMKIVIDHMIKIEEALNDDMNTPQAVSSLVALSNYVNSQVLHRGDKLSRYALSSMMDVLSYVGQIFGIFNKTMLPPRLVDAINVMVTIRQKLREAKQFEAADEIRRRLEDMGIMLNDAGKRTYWFVDRQRLR, encoded by the coding sequence ATTCGAGTTTATAATACTGCAACGAAGTCCATGGAGAAGATGACGCTCCTAAAGGCNGGATTAGCCAGAGGCTACGTATGCGGCTTAACTCCCCAGGACTCAATGCATGTTGGTCACGCTAGGACAATAGTGTTTTTCGATGTATTCAGGAGATACCTAGAGTACCTGGGACTAGACGCTCGCCTCGTCACTAATTTCACCGATATAGATGACAAGATAATAGATAAAGCCAAGCAGGAGTTCAGGGATGATGCGATAGAGAGGTGGTACGAGGTTCCCAAGCGTTACATGGAGGAGTACTTCAACGTGATCGATGCGTTATACGTTAAGAGGGCTTACGCATATCCCAAGGTGACGGATAACATAGGCGACATGCTGAAATGGATAGATATGCTAATAAAGAAAAACGCGGCGTACATAGCGAATGGCTCCGTATACTTCGATATAAGCAAGGTACCTGGGTACGGCGACTTCTCCGGTCAAAAAATTGAGGAGCTAGAGGCGGGGGCGCGAGTGGAGCCGGAGCCGGGGAAACGAGGCAACCTTGATTTCGCTCTATGGAAGGCATGGAAGGAGGGCGAGCCATGGTGGTCCAGTCCCTGGTCCCCAGGACGACCTGGCTGGCACTTGGAGTGCGTGGTCATGTCGACGAAGTACTTGGGTGCGCCCTTTGATTTTCATGGCGGCGGCCAGGACCTGGTGTTTCCGCATCATGAGAATGAAGTGGCGATAGCGAGGATAGCATTTGGCGTGAAGTACTTCGCTCGTTATTGGATGCATGTGGGTTACGTCACCATGGGCGGCGAGAAGATGAGTAAATCGCTGGGCAACGTCATAACTGCTAGGGAAGCATTAAGCAAATTCGATGGCGAGGCCCTCAGGCTTTATTATTTGATGACTCATTACAGGAAACCAATGGAATTCACAATGGATGGTCTAGAGTCCGTTCAAGCAACGTTAAGGGGTCTATACGCCAGTTATGATTATGTTATTCAATTAATGAATGAGGCTAAGGATGAGGGTGGGGCCGATGATGAGGNCATGAAAATAGTGATCGATCACATGATTAAGATAGAGGAGGCCTTAAATGATGATATGAATACGCCCCAGGCAGTTTCGAGCTTAGTGGCATTATCTAATTACGTGAATTCACAAGTGCTTCATAGGGGCGACAAATTATCTAGATACGCATTATCGAGCATGATGGATGTATTGAGTTATGTGGGCCAAATATTCGGCATATTCAATAAAACAATGCTTCCACCGAGGCTGGTCGATGCCATTAATGTAATGGTAACCATTAGGCAAAAATTACGGGAAGCTAAACAGTTCGAGGCCGCGGACGAGATAAGGAGGAGGCTGGAGGACATGGGAATAATGCTTAATGATGCCGGTAAAAGGACTTACTGGTTCGTTGATAGGCAAAGGCTTCGATGA